Below is a genomic region from Rouxiella chamberiensis.
GTGGCAACGCGCAACCACGCGCACCCTTTTTCGAATCTTTCCCTGCAATTGCGTCAGGATGAAACGGTCGGGCTGGTCGGCGTATCGGGATGCGGAAAATCGACGATGCTCAACACGTTGCTGGCGCTGGACGCCGCCGACAGCGGGCATATTTATTGCGAAGGACGACGCGTGCAACCCGGAAGTGTGCGCTCGCTGCGTTGGTATCGCCGTAAGGTGCAAATAGTGATGCAGGATCCGGCGGGATCGCTGGATCCCCGTCAAACCGTCGCCACGCTGCTTGCCGAACCGCTCAGGCAACTGAAATTAAATGAAAATATTGCGCAACGAATCAAGGACGCGATGGAACAGGTCGAGCTGGATGCGCAATTGTTGACGCGCACGGCGGCAACGCTGTCGGGGGACAGGCGCAGCGGGTCGCAATTGCCCGCGCGCTGATTGTCAGACCCGCCTTTCTGCTTGCCGACGAGCCGGTCAGCGGTCTTGATCTGCCACTGCGAGCGCAAATCAAGACATTGCTACAGCAGATTTGCCGCACTCATCGTATGGGACTGCTGATGGTCTCTCACGATATCTCCCTGATTGACGGCCTTTGCGAGCGCGTCTTGGTGATGAGCGAAGGGCGTTTCGTTGAACAAGGCCCGACCGCCACTGTTTTTTCCGCGCCGCAGCATCCGCACACCCGCGCCTTGCTACAGGCCGTTCCTTCCTGACGAGTGTCTAACCCTCTATTTTATTGAACAAAAGGATATCCCGATGATTGCCTGTTTTGCCCGCTGGCCCTGCGCCGGACTGATAGCGGCTGCGCTGTTGCTGGCTGGATGCTTTAACGAACCCGCCGACAAGACGACGGAAGAGGGCGATAACCGCCTGCGTCTGGCGATGCTGCAACCGCCGCGATCCGCCCTGACGCCGCTCAGCGACGATGCCTTCAAGCTTTCGCGCTGGAGTACGGCCGAAACGCTGGTGGTGCTGGATGCATTGGGCGAGGCAAAACCGGCGCTGGCGACCCGCTGGCAGCAGCTTGATGACAGGCATTGGCGCTTTCAGCTCAGACCGAATGTCCATTTTCACGATGGCAGCGTCTTGACGGCCGCAAGTGTGGTCAATGCGTTGACCGTGGCGGCCCATGCATCGCCAAAACCGCGCATTCTGGACGGGGTGCGGCTCGAGATAACCGCAGACGGCGAAAACGCGGTGTTGATTTCGACGGCGGTCGCCGATCCGCTGTTGCCGCAGCGCTTGTCGAGTCCGCAACTGGCAATCCTCTCCCGCGCCGCCTATGCCGTCGACGGCGTGGTCAATCCGGTCAATCACGGCAGCGGTCCCTTTGTTTTACGCAGCGTAAAGGGCACCAGCGGCGCAACGCTTGATCGTTTCGACGATTACTGGGGGCCTAAAGCCAGACTTGCGGGCATAGATGTGAGCTTTGTGCCGGATGGCACGGCTCGCGCCGCCGCGTTGCGCACTGGTGCGGCCGATGTAGTTGAAGCCATTCCCGTCTCTCAGGCACCGCTTCTCGACCCTGCGCGCGTGCACGAAGTGCCGATGCCGCGCACCAATACGCTGTATCTCAATACGCGGCAGGGAGCAATGCAGGACCCGCATCTTCGGGCGGCGGTGCGCGACGCTGTCAATCGGCAGCAGCTGGTAGCAAACGTGTATGAAAATCGGGCGGATGTTGCGCAAGGTCTGCTGGGTCCGGCACTGCCGTGGGCGGCAGCCTTACGAAAGCCTGTTGCGCAAAGGGTTGACGCCCGCGCGCCCAACGGCATCACGCTTACGCTTGCGACCTTCAGCGACCGCGCAGAATTACCGGAAGTGGCGGTGTATCTGGCGCAGCAACTCACGGCGGCGGGATTTACGGTCAAGCAGGTGGTGCGCGAATATGCGCAGATTGAAGCCGATGCCCTGGCCGGAAAATTCGATGCCTTTATTTTATCGCGTGCGACGGTACTGGATTCCGGCGATCCGGTGGCTTATCTCTATAGTGATTTCTCCTGTGAGGGTTCTTTCAATATCTCTCAACTTTGCCGTCCTGAAATCGATCGCGCTTTGCAGCAGGCTGCGGCAATCCCCGCGGGTGAAGCGCGACGGGAGGCGATTATGCAGGCCGAAAGGTTGATTCTGGCGACAGACGCGGCGATTCCCATGCTGCACGAGCGGGTGATTCAGGGGAAAGTCCCGGGATCCGCGCCGTCCTGCGTGATCCTCGCGAGCGAACGTTGATCGCAAGCGATACGCAATTCGACGGCGGGAAAATCACGGACTAATGAGCGGATCCTTGTATTGCCGAACCTGCGCCAGCGTCAGTCAGTCCTCGATATTGTCGGGTTTAGTGCCGTTGCTGTCGCGTCTCGTTACCCTGTTTGCCGTAGTTGCGCTGATTGGCGTGCTGCCGTGGTTGTCGGGCGGGGATCCTGCGCTGGCGCTGCTGCGGGCGCGTTCGGGGGAGCAGGAGGCGACGGCGGAAACGCTTGACGCCATTCGTCAGTCACTCGGACTCGAAAACGGGCCGGTGGCGCTGCTGTTAGGCTGGCTTGATGGATTGCTGCACGGCGATGCCGGAAACTCGTGGGTTTCCGGCAGGCCGGTATTGCCCGGTATGTTACAGGCGACCGGCGTGTCGTTAACGCTGATGGCGTATGCCGCCTGTATCGCGCTATTGCTCTGCGCCGCGCTATGCAGCGTGGGTTTGCTGCGCGGATTAAGAGGAAAAGCGGCGACGTCCGGCGGCCTGCCGGCCGCTATGCTGACGGCGCTTCCCGAGTTTCTACTGGCTTCGCTGCTGCTGATCGTCGGCGCAGTCTTTCTGAGGGCGTTTCCGCCTTATGGCTGGGCTGGATGGCACTACGCCGTATTACCTTCGCTGGCATTGGGCATTCCGGCAGGCGGTTATCTCGCGCGTATTCTCGGAGATGCGCTTGCCGCAACCTTGAGCGAAAGCTGGATAACCACCTGGAGCGCCGCCGGGATCGGGCGGCGTCAGATAGCCTTCGCGGTGCTTAAACGCACCTTGCCGGGCATTATGCCGCTGGTGGGTATGGTGCTGGTGTCGCTGACCGGCGGCGCGATTGCGGTAGAAAAAGTCTTTGCCATTCCGGGATTGGGACGTGCCACGCTAGGGGCCGCCGCGGCTCAGGATCTACCCGCCTTGCAGGCAGGTATTCTCATTTTGCTGGTGCTGGCGATGCTTCTTGCCGCCGCCGCGCAACTTTTTCGTGCCGTGATTCTGGGTCCTGCACTCAAGGCCGGTGCAATGCCTTTACCTGCCCTATATCGCGTTCGTCGTCGTTTCGAATGGGTGATGCCGTTGCTGTGCCTTATTTTGCTGCTGATGCTTGTGGTGGCGGGCGCGGCGCGGGACCCCTATGCGTCGAGTTTTGTTCGTCTGCAACCTCCTTCGCTCTTGCTGCCCTTCGGCGCGGACGCCATGGGGCGCGACCTGCTGGCAAGAGTCGCGCACGGTACCTTGAAGACCTGCCTTCTCGCGCTGCTGGTATCCTGGGCTTGCCTTGCCCTGGGGCTGCTTGTCGGGATGTTTCCGCGCTGGCTCAACGGACTGATTGACGTTACCAACGCGATGCCGCCGGTGATTGCCGGTTTGCTGGTGGTGGCCGTCAGTGGCCCGACGGAACAGGGCGCGGCCATTGCCGTCATTGCCGTCAGCTGGGCACCGTTGGCCGCCCACACCGCCAGTCTGCTGTCCGACATCAGGGCGCGCGCCTATATCAAGGTGTTGCCGCTGCTCGGCGTTGGTCCTTTACGACAAATGCTGTGTTATCTGCTGCCTGCGTTGATAGGACCGCTGTTTCGTCACGCCATGCTGCGTGTGCCGGGCATTGCGCTGGCATTGGCCTCGCTCGGTTTTCTGGGACTGGGCGCTGCGCCACCCACTGCGGAGTGGGGTAGAGTGCTGGCCGAAGGGATGCCCTATATCGAACGGGCTTGCTGGGGGTCGCCGCGCCCGCCTTTGGGCTGATGCTGCTTTCAATATTGGCGGTGAGTGCGGGAAATCTCGCGGGAAAACGGGCAAAATGAGCGGATTATTGAAATATATGATTCGTACAGATTAAAGGTGAATTAATTGTTTTGATCGTTTTTGAAATGGATTGTTAACAAATACCTCAATTCCTCATTAATTTAGCTAATAATATTGGGTTAATCTTCAGTTTCACTGTGCATTATCTTTGGGTCTGTGCGAAAATTGCGCCCGCATGATGTGCTGAAGCAATTTGCTCGTTTGCCATCCTGTAGTGTTACACCAAGTAGTTTAAACGCCAGGTGGTCATTTTAGCTGAATAAAGAGATCGGATAAGCGGCATCCCATTAATGCGGCTTATGAGGTTGATCTAAGGAATTGTATGAAATTAGCAAGTTTTTATCGCCCGCAGTCAGAAGAAAAGTCTTACGGTATTGTTACTGAACAAGGCGTAATTGATGCAGGGAAACGATTTTCGGACAAGTATTCCACACTGCAAGCACTATTAAATGAAGACGCGCTGGATATCCTGCAAGAGCTTTCCGGTTCCCCTGTCGATTACGCAACGGATGAGATTGTTTTTCTTCCTGTTATCGAATCGCCTGGCAAGATATTCTGCGTCGGAATGAATTATTCCGATAAAAGAAAAGAATTTGAAGAAAATAATAACGCTCCCACATTATTTATTCGTTTCCCGGATACTTTCAGCGCTCATAAAGATAATCTCATCAAGCCTGCAAGCAGCGACGAATTCGATTATGAAGGTGAGTTGGCCGTCGTCATTGGCCGTTACGCCAGTGCCGTCAAGAAAGAAGATGCGCTGGATTATATCGCTGGCTATAGCTGCTTCATGGACGCAACCGTGCGTGACATGCAGCATACCTGGTTCACCGCCGGCAAAAACTGGCGTCAAACCGGGGGCTTTGGTCCGTGGTTGGTGACCAGCGACGAGATCCGTGATCCTCAGGCATTGCCTATCGAAACTTTCCTCAACGGTATGCGTGTTCAAAACGACACCACCGGAAATATGATTCACTCCGTTGCCGATATTATCGAATATATTTCCCGCTTTAGTCCGTTGTCTCCGGGCGACGTTATTATCACCGGTTCACCAGGTGGCGTAGGTAAAAAAGAACGCCTCCGCTATTTATGAAAAGCGGCGATGTTATTGAAGTCAAAATTGGCGGTATCGGTACGCTGACCAACCAAATCGTTTCACAGGTTCTTTAACTTTGCGTTATAAGAAAGTGTAACGAAAAAGATGATGAGATTTCCTCCGTGCCTATGGAGGGAGTTTCATTCGTCTATTTGATGTTTTTCTCTTTATCTAATAATGTGCTTAAGCGACGTTAATGTATTTTAGAAACGTGTAAAGCCGCCGCCTTGTTTGCCTTAATTACCGCTTCACTCAACCCATCGCCTTTCAATATTGCGGCACATAACCTGCCCATAAAGCAATCGCCTGCGCCGTGCGTGCTGACTAATACTATTTTTTCGGCTTCGAGCGTTTGCGCATTTTCACCGCGAGTGCAGTACGCCACGCCCATTTCTCCGGCGGTGACCACTACGGTTGGATAGTGTTGACTGAGCGCCGTCGCAGCTGCCGCGGCCTGTTGCAGGCTGTCGACATTGATGCCTGACATATCACGCGCCTCAACGCCATTAACCACTAAAAGATCGATGCTGGCGACAAGTTGTGCTGTTAACTCTCTGGCGGGCGCAGCATTGATGCAAACGGGGATCCGGCGTTTTCTGGCTTCGACGGCGGCGCGAGTATTAATGTCGTCGGGCAGTTCGTTTTGCAGCAGGAGCATGCCGACGTCAGTCCAGAAGGAGTCCTCATCAAACTGTTCGCCATCGATTCGGGTATTGGCGTTTGACAGCACGACCGCGCCGTAATCGCCTTCCGCATCCGTGGTTGCCACGCTCATTCCGGAAGGCACCCCGTGAATGACCTCGATGTGCGTAACGTCGACGTGGTTTTCTTTCAGCACGCGAAGCAACCAGTTACCGTGATCGTCATCGCCAACGGCCCCTGAAAAAGCGACCTCGATGCCTGCCTGCGAGGCCGAAACGGCCTGATTGCCGCCTTTCCCCCGAATTTATAGGAACATCCGGTGCCGATAACCGTTTCGCCCTTTTCAGGGCGGTGGTGCGCGGCCACCATAATATCGTAATGCAGACTACCGACCACGAGGAGCTTGCTCATATTAGTATTCTCTCAAGTTTTTAACGGCCTGCTGAGTCTTGTTAAGGTTGAGCGCAGCTTTTTTCAGGTCTTTCCTGGCAATGGCAACAAACAGGGCATCCAGAATATTTAGCTGGGCAATACGAGCCGCCGCGTTTTCTCCAAGAAGATGCGAGCCCTGCGAGGTGGAATTAAGCACCACGTGGGACTCTTTCACCAATGTCGAGCCTGCATAATTGCTGATGGCAATGACCTTTGCCCCGTTTTTTGCCGCCAGCCTGCTTGGGTCAATCACCGTTCGCGTCATGCCGGAATGGCTTATGGCAATAACCGCGTCATCGTCATTCAATATTGCCGCCGACATCATCATGATATGCGCATCGTCATGTACCGTAGCCTTGATACCGATTTTAAGCAGCTTGTGCGATAAATCGCGCGCAACTGACGAAGAACCCCCTACGCCGTATAAATCGATATGTCGGGCCTTGAAAAGAATATCGGCGGCCCGATTGAATTCCGAAATATCCAGAATGGTTTTTGTTTCTTCAATTGCCTGAATAGAGGTGCGAAAAACTTTTTCAAGTAATTGCTCCGACGAGTCGTCAGGCCCAATTTCAGAATGGAGACTGGCCACGTCGGAATTATTGTAATAAATCAAACTCGTCCGGAAATCCCGAAATCCCGAGAAGTCCAATCTTTTTGCCAGTTTAACAATCATTGCTTCGGAGACAGCATTTTCCAGAGCGACTTCTTTTAATGACGTCTGTTCGGACAAATCATTTTTGGACGTAATGGATTCGACAACTTTTCTTTCGAGCTGCGTGAGTTGTGGCAACCTCATTCTAATATGAGCACCTATTGCTCGCGGGTCTTGCTTCATTACTTACCTCGTGTCGCTCGGTCAATCAGCATGGCTATAATAATGATGAGGCCGGTAGCAAGCAATTGATAAAAGGCCTGGATATTCATTAGTGTTAAGCCGGTCCGTAAAGAGCCTAAAATAATGGCGCCGATAATTGTTCCGATAATGCTGCCTTTACCGCCCATCAATGAGGTGCCTCCGATAGCGGCGGCGGCGATGGCGTCCAGTTCCCACAAGTTACCGAGCGTCGGCTCGGCGGCACCCAGTCGTCCAATCAGGATTAGCGAGGCCAGAGCCGCCAGCACGCCCGAGATAACATAGACGGTGACTTTGGTTCGCTTGACGGGAACACCGGCGACTCGCGCGGCTTCTTCGTTTCCGCCCACGGCCAGAATGTATTCACCAAGCGGCGTCTTGTTCATCAATATCCACGCGGCAATGGCAATGACCACAACGATAAGAATAGGGCAGGGAATGCCGAAGAGCGTGCCGGTCAGCGCACTTCGGAACTCGAGCGGAATGCCGAAAATC
It encodes:
- a CDS encoding ABC transporter permease, producing the protein MNTQGKTMPALRTSTLFKFNLRDTGTLIGLIIIVCTFSFLSPVFFTVPNLLNILQQSSINAAIALGMTLVIISGGIDLSVGSTAALSAIFGATLMVAGVPVPLAIVGTLGIGALCGLFSGVLVAYAGLQPFIVTLGALSLFRALALISTGGSPIFGIPLEFRSALTGTLFGIPCPILIVVVIAIAAWILMNKTPLGEYILAVGGNEEAARVAGVPVKRTKVTVYVISGVLAALASLILIGRLGAAEPTLGNLWELDAIAAAAIGGTSLMGGKGSIIGTIIGAIILGSLRTGLTLMNIQAFYQLLATGLIIIIAMLIDRATRGK
- a CDS encoding MurR/RpiR family transcriptional regulator, whose amino-acid sequence is MKQDPRAIGAHIRMRLPQLTQLERKVVESITSKNDLSEQTSLKEVALENAVSEAMIVKLAKRLDFSGFRDFRTSLIYYNNSDVASLHSEIGPDDSSEQLLEKVFRTSIQAIEETKTILDISEFNRAADILFKARHIDLYGVGGSSSVARDLSHKLLKIGIKATVHDDAHIMMMSAAILNDDDAVIAISHSGMTRTVIDPSRLAAKNGAKVIAISNYAGSTLVKESHVVLNSTSQGSHLLGENAAARIAQLNILDALFVAIARKDLKKAALNLNKTQQAVKNLREY